A DNA window from Aureibaculum sp. 2308TA14-22 contains the following coding sequences:
- a CDS encoding M20/M25/M40 family metallo-hydrolase, which produces MKKLFNFCFIAIMLLSVSITAQEKDPVVENIIKEATENSNLERLAHELLDVVGPRLVGTPQMEHASKWAIEQYAKWGIEARQENYGTWRGWERGITHIDMVSPRVQSLDGTQLAWNPSTGKKGVTAEAITMPNFADEVAFKAWLPNVKGKLVMISMNQPTGRPDYNWEEFATEESFQKMKDNRDEMVREWRANIRRTGYNTRTIIPALEEAGAAGLLACNWSRGFGVNKIFSSRTKKIPTVDIELEDYTMLYRLAESGNKPELKIVAESKDLGEVPAFNVIGEIKGSEKPNEYVVLSAHFDSWDGGTGATDNGTGTLVMLESMRILKKMYPNPKRTILVGHWGGEEQGLNGSRGFVEDNPEIVKNTQALFNQDNGTGRVVNISGSGFLHSYEYLGRWLNAVPRSVTDHIETSFPGTPSTGGTDHASFLAADAPAFNLSALNWSYWDYTWHTNRDTYDKIVFDDVRNNVILTVILAYMASEDPERVSNEKMVMPINPGTGERRDWPTQRSPNRKGGM; this is translated from the coding sequence ATGAAAAAACTATTTAATTTCTGCTTTATAGCTATTATGTTATTAAGCGTTAGTATTACTGCACAAGAAAAAGATCCTGTTGTAGAGAATATCATTAAAGAAGCTACTGAAAACTCAAATTTAGAGCGATTAGCACACGAACTTTTAGATGTTGTAGGGCCTAGACTTGTTGGTACGCCTCAAATGGAACACGCTAGTAAATGGGCCATTGAACAATATGCCAAATGGGGAATAGAGGCAAGACAAGAAAACTACGGAACCTGGCGTGGTTGGGAACGCGGTATTACGCATATTGACATGGTATCGCCTCGTGTACAATCACTAGATGGTACGCAATTAGCTTGGAACCCAAGTACAGGGAAAAAAGGCGTTACAGCCGAGGCAATTACGATGCCTAATTTTGCGGATGAAGTAGCTTTTAAAGCGTGGTTGCCAAATGTGAAAGGAAAGTTAGTGATGATTTCTATGAATCAACCAACAGGTCGTCCAGATTATAACTGGGAAGAATTTGCAACCGAAGAATCTTTTCAAAAAATGAAGGATAATCGTGATGAAATGGTAAGAGAGTGGAGAGCAAATATTCGTAGAACAGGATACAATACGCGTACAATTATCCCTGCCTTAGAAGAAGCAGGTGCTGCAGGCCTTCTGGCATGTAACTGGTCTAGAGGTTTTGGGGTCAATAAAATATTTAGTTCTAGAACCAAAAAGATTCCCACAGTAGATATAGAATTAGAAGATTACACGATGCTATACAGATTAGCAGAATCTGGTAACAAACCAGAGCTTAAAATAGTTGCAGAATCTAAAGACTTGGGAGAAGTACCGGCGTTTAATGTTATTGGAGAAATTAAAGGAAGCGAAAAACCTAATGAGTACGTTGTACTTTCTGCACATTTCGATTCTTGGGATGGTGGAACCGGAGCAACCGATAATGGAACAGGAACTTTAGTAATGTTGGAATCCATGCGTATTTTAAAGAAAATGTATCCTAATCCAAAACGTACTATTTTAGTGGGGCATTGGGGAGGTGAAGAACAAGGCCTAAATGGTTCCAGAGGCTTTGTGGAAGATAACCCGGAAATAGTAAAAAACACACAAGCATTATTTAATCAAGATAATGGTACAGGACGTGTTGTGAATATTTCAGGTTCTGGATTCTTACATTCATACGAATATTTAGGGCGTTGGCTAAATGCTGTGCCAAGAAGTGTTACAGACCATATAGAAACCAGCTTTCCTGGAACACCAAGTACGGGAGGAACAGACCATGCATCGTTTTTAGCTGCTGATGCACCCGCATTTAACTTAAGTGCGTTAAACTGGTCATACTGGGACTATACATGGCATACAAATCGTGATACATATGATAAAATAGTTTTTGATGATGTTCGCAATAATGTTATTCTAACGGTTATTTTAGCTTATATGGCATCTGAAGATCCAGAAAGAGTCTCAAATGAAAAAATGGTAATGCCAATTAATCCAGGAACGGGAGAACGTCGCGATTGGCCTACTCAAAGATCACCAAATAGAAAAGGTGGAATGTAA
- a CDS encoding TonB-dependent receptor, with protein sequence MKYIVTAILFFAVVTLTAQVKLEGVVKDTVGKPLELANVIAINQETKKLDAYAITNDKGRYKLNLKENSSYKISISFIGFTTLDEIISTKETDIDRNFSLKGDNTLDEVELTYEMPVTIKGDTIVYNADSFKSGTERKLEDVLKKMPGVEIDDDGNIEIEGKKVSKVMVEGKEFFDGDSKLATKNIPSNAVDKVQVLKNYAEVGQLSSVTNNQDNIAINIKLKEGKNKFWFGDVTAGGGFAPDSELYLAQPKLFYYSPKYSINFIGDINNIGEIAFTRRDYFNFTGGFRAPSRGSGTTLNLGDNGIGFLLSQNNRAKEINTKFGAANFSYAPKKTLDISGFAIFSSARTELQENNSVQYTNADLGIPDENTESATSQKSDLGMLKLSAKYKPNANNQLDYDILGRLSKESQDQNFFSSVIGNINQLENSKPFSINQNLNYYYTLNEKNIFALEVQHLLKDEDPFYNAILEDEMNYEGTANSLGLLDGGQQGYNITQEKRVKSNQLDAKLDYWYVINQKSDINFTVGSMFSNQQFDSDIFQFFNDTDYFYNPTPTINDGIDSNDVNYTFNDTYLGVHYRFKTGIFTFTPGISAHTYSTKNEQLGSEYKDNFVRILPDFNTRIQLKKSEQIIFNYRMQNQFTDVTNLAKGLVLNNYNSIFSGNPELENALTHNLNLSYFSFNLFNYTNVFANINYSNAIDRIRTSGQFEPGSVVRVSSPFNSNFADESVTASGRFQRSFGKFRATLRGSFNYNKFNQFINNRRSVNENYTQNYRAELRTNFREAPNFEIKYNYRIQDNDQGENRTKFYTHAPTLGFDALIFKTLTFKTDYTYTNFKDEDRTINNYQFWDASLSYRKNRDSKWEFELKASNLLDTKSQNSSSSSDISVRATEYFIQPRFTTFRVRYNL encoded by the coding sequence ATGAAATATATTGTAACCGCAATTTTGTTTTTTGCGGTGGTAACACTTACTGCCCAAGTTAAACTAGAAGGTGTTGTAAAAGATACTGTTGGAAAGCCGCTGGAATTAGCCAATGTAATTGCAATAAATCAAGAAACTAAAAAATTAGACGCTTATGCTATTACTAATGACAAAGGGCGTTATAAACTCAATTTAAAAGAAAATTCCTCATATAAAATATCAATTAGTTTTATTGGTTTTACCACTCTTGATGAAATCATTTCAACAAAAGAAACAGATATTGATAGAAATTTTTCATTGAAAGGTGATAATACATTAGATGAGGTTGAGCTTACTTACGAAATGCCCGTTACCATAAAGGGTGATACCATAGTCTATAATGCCGACTCTTTTAAAAGTGGAACCGAACGTAAATTGGAAGATGTATTAAAGAAGATGCCAGGTGTTGAAATAGATGATGATGGTAATATTGAAATTGAGGGAAAAAAAGTATCAAAAGTTATGGTTGAAGGCAAAGAATTCTTCGATGGCGATAGTAAATTAGCCACAAAGAATATACCTTCAAATGCCGTTGATAAAGTACAAGTATTAAAAAATTATGCAGAAGTTGGTCAGTTAAGTAGTGTTACCAATAATCAAGATAATATAGCCATCAATATCAAATTAAAGGAAGGTAAAAATAAATTTTGGTTTGGAGATGTTACTGCAGGTGGAGGTTTTGCACCAGATAGTGAGCTCTATTTAGCCCAACCCAAGCTTTTTTATTATAGTCCAAAATACAGTATTAATTTTATTGGTGATATAAATAATATCGGTGAAATTGCTTTTACACGGAGAGATTATTTCAACTTTACAGGAGGCTTTAGAGCTCCAAGCAGAGGTAGCGGTACTACCCTTAACTTAGGAGATAATGGAATAGGTTTTTTATTAAGTCAAAACAACAGAGCTAAAGAAATCAATACTAAATTTGGAGCTGCTAACTTTAGTTATGCTCCCAAAAAGACTTTAGATATTAGTGGGTTTGCTATTTTTTCTAGTGCGAGAACAGAACTTCAAGAAAACAACTCTGTGCAATATACCAATGCTGATTTAGGTATTCCTGATGAAAATACGGAGAGTGCTACTTCTCAGAAAAGTGATTTGGGTATGTTAAAACTAAGTGCTAAATACAAGCCAAATGCGAACAATCAATTAGATTATGATATTTTAGGACGATTGTCTAAGGAATCTCAAGATCAAAACTTTTTTTCATCAGTAATTGGTAATATCAATCAATTAGAAAATTCAAAACCATTTAGTATCAACCAGAATTTGAATTATTATTACACACTAAACGAAAAAAATATTTTTGCTTTAGAAGTGCAGCATTTGCTTAAAGATGAAGATCCATTTTATAATGCTATTTTAGAAGATGAAATGAACTACGAAGGGACTGCAAATAGCTTAGGGTTATTAGACGGTGGCCAGCAGGGTTACAATATTACACAAGAAAAAAGAGTAAAATCAAATCAGTTAGATGCGAAATTAGATTATTGGTATGTTATCAATCAAAAAAGTGACATCAACTTTACTGTGGGGTCAATGTTTAGCAACCAGCAATTCGACTCTGATATTTTTCAGTTTTTTAATGATACTGATTATTTCTATAACCCTACTCCTACAATAAATGACGGAATTGATTCAAATGATGTAAATTATACTTTTAACGATACGTATTTAGGAGTTCACTATCGTTTTAAAACGGGTATTTTTACTTTTACTCCAGGTATTTCTGCACATACGTATAGTACAAAAAATGAGCAACTAGGTAGCGAGTATAAAGACAATTTTGTAAGAATTTTACCCGATTTTAATACCCGAATTCAGTTGAAAAAGAGCGAACAAATTATTTTTAATTACCGCATGCAAAATCAGTTTACAGATGTTACTAACTTGGCAAAAGGTTTGGTGTTGAACAATTACAATTCTATTTTTTCGGGTAATCCCGAATTGGAAAATGCATTGACGCATAACCTGAATTTGTCTTATTTTAGTTTTAATTTGTTCAATTACACCAATGTTTTTGCAAATATAAATTATAGTAACGCCATAGATAGGATTAGAACTTCAGGCCAGTTTGAGCCAGGGAGTGTTGTACGAGTAAGCTCACCTTTTAATTCTAATTTTGCCGATGAAAGTGTAACAGCTAGTGGAAGGTTTCAACGTAGTTTTGGTAAATTTAGAGCAACGTTACGAGGTAGTTTTAACTATAATAAATTCAATCAATTTATTAACAATAGGCGTTCTGTAAATGAGAATTATACCCAAAATTACAGAGCGGAACTGCGTACCAATTTTAGGGAAGCCCCAAATTTTGAAATAAAGTATAATTACAGAATACAAGATAACGACCAAGGGGAGAATAGGACTAAGTTCTATACACACGCTCCAACATTAGGATTTGATGCTTTGATTTTCAAAACACTTACGTTTAAAACGGATTATACCTATACCAATTTTAAAGATGAAGATAGAACGATAAATAATTACCAGTTTTGGGATGCTTCGCTATCTTATCGAAAAAACCGAGACAGCAAATGGGAGTTTGAGTTAAAAGCGAGTAATTTATTGGACACAAAATCTCAAAATAGCAGTTCCAGTTCTGATATTTCGGTAAGAGCCACAGAATATTTTATCCAACCAAGGTTTACTACGTTTAGAGTAAGATATAACCTTTAA
- a CDS encoding sensor histidine kinase, giving the protein MNKKNYKWVVGLIVLIILATIGVQLFWNFREYQINKQNLINNVQKSLDNSVEAYFANITRTGIIKYNVDLEERADTIFVNSLSRNALRTKIDSTLKNISKLENEKPILIKDFRNRNFPFYTTNNVLPKNIDSLISKVFISISRDSMDLEKLDSHLSEELSRHRLNINYALKYDYLRRDSQDSLIKESRSLNLENFPKKYLTATSKSTFLPRRGNLELLFTNEVAILLRKSLVSILLSFLLSAGIIASLVFLLKTIYKQKQLAEVKNDLINNITHEFKTPIATIGVALESIMNFNAIDDKEKTKTYLNMSTDQLSKLNIMVEKLLETASLDSDTLNLNFEKINSTELIENIIAKHDFQLENKTIVFEKGDADMIIKVDAFHFENVVNNIIDNAIKYGGDAITVTAKQVKNKFELSISDNGNSLTKANKDKIFEQFYRVPKGNTHDVKGFGIGLYYAKKIVEKHNGSISVILGKSLTTFKITIPNG; this is encoded by the coding sequence ATGAACAAAAAAAACTACAAATGGGTAGTGGGATTAATTGTCTTGATAATTCTGGCAACTATAGGAGTACAGTTGTTTTGGAATTTTAGAGAATATCAAATCAATAAACAAAACCTAATAAACAATGTACAAAAGAGTTTAGACAATTCTGTAGAGGCCTATTTTGCTAATATTACAAGAACAGGAATTATAAAGTACAATGTTGATTTAGAGGAAAGGGCAGATACTATTTTTGTTAATAGCCTTTCAAGAAACGCATTACGCACAAAGATTGATAGTACGTTAAAAAATATCTCGAAATTAGAAAATGAAAAACCTATTCTTATAAAAGACTTTAGAAACAGGAATTTTCCTTTTTACACAACAAATAACGTTTTACCCAAAAACATTGATAGTTTAATTTCTAAAGTTTTTATTTCTATTTCTAGAGATAGTATGGACTTAGAAAAGTTGGACAGTCATCTGTCAGAAGAATTATCTCGCCATCGTCTTAATATAAATTATGCCCTAAAATATGACTATTTAAGACGAGATTCTCAAGACAGTTTAATAAAAGAATCAAGAAGCTTGAATCTCGAAAATTTTCCAAAAAAATACTTAACAGCAACTTCTAAATCTACCTTTTTACCCAGAAGGGGTAATTTAGAACTTTTATTTACCAATGAAGTTGCTATTTTGCTCAGAAAATCTTTAGTCAGCATTTTATTATCTTTTTTATTATCTGCAGGTATTATTGCCAGTTTAGTATTCTTATTAAAAACAATTTACAAACAAAAGCAATTGGCAGAAGTTAAAAACGATCTTATCAATAATATTACCCATGAGTTTAAAACGCCCATTGCTACTATTGGCGTGGCATTAGAAAGTATTATGAATTTTAATGCTATTGACGATAAAGAAAAAACAAAAACATATCTAAACATGTCAACCGATCAATTGTCTAAATTGAATATTATGGTTGAAAAGTTATTAGAAACAGCCTCATTAGATAGTGATACTCTTAATTTAAATTTTGAAAAGATAAATAGTACTGAATTAATTGAAAACATAATTGCCAAACATGATTTTCAGTTAGAAAATAAGACAATTGTATTTGAAAAGGGTGATGCTGATATGATTATAAAAGTAGATGCATTTCATTTTGAAAATGTAGTTAACAATATTATTGATAATGCCATAAAATATGGTGGTGACGCTATTACCGTTACGGCCAAACAAGTAAAAAATAAATTTGAGCTTTCTATTTCTGACAATGGCAATTCCTTAACAAAAGCAAACAAGGATAAAATTTTTGAGCAATTTTATAGAGTCCCAAAAGGAAATACACATGATGTGAAAGGTTTTGGTATTGGACTCTATTATGCAAAAAAAATCGTAGAAAAACACAATGGCTCTATTTCTGTCATTTTAGGTAAAAGCTTAACAACGTTTAAAATAACTATTCCTAATGGGTGA
- a CDS encoding GLPGLI family protein — protein MKKFLTSTALLLLCSNYSLIAQNFQGKAYYQSKTTVDMDNFGGRQMSEERKKQIAERMKSMFEKTYILTFNASESMYKEEEKLDAPGGGGRGFRVMGSFTAGKQYKNVKDKQLLQDQEFFGKQFLIKDSLPELEWTMDGETKQIGQYMAIKATAVKKVDEMDFSNMRRRNRNNDTEKPKDSTKSDNPMDEIEVPKEVVVTAWYTPQVPVSHGPGEYWGLPGLILEVSSGRTTILCSKIVMNPDEKEDIKAPSKGKEVTKKEYNDIVKKKMEEMREMYGGRNRGGGRRQ, from the coding sequence ATGAAAAAATTTCTTACTTCAACCGCATTGCTATTGCTATGCTCAAATTACAGTTTAATAGCACAAAATTTTCAAGGTAAAGCTTACTACCAATCCAAAACCACTGTAGATATGGATAATTTTGGTGGTAGACAAATGAGCGAAGAGCGAAAAAAACAAATTGCGGAACGTATGAAAAGTATGTTTGAAAAAACTTACATACTGACTTTTAATGCTTCTGAGTCGATGTATAAGGAAGAAGAAAAGTTAGATGCACCAGGTGGTGGAGGTAGAGGATTTAGAGTGATGGGCAGTTTTACAGCAGGCAAACAATATAAAAATGTAAAGGACAAACAGTTACTGCAAGACCAAGAGTTTTTTGGCAAACAGTTTTTAATTAAAGATTCATTGCCTGAGTTGGAATGGACTATGGATGGTGAAACCAAACAAATAGGTCAATACATGGCTATTAAGGCTACAGCTGTTAAAAAAGTAGATGAAATGGATTTCAGTAATATGAGGAGAAGAAATAGAAACAATGATACGGAAAAACCAAAAGATTCTACCAAAAGTGATAATCCGATGGATGAAATTGAAGTGCCTAAAGAAGTTGTGGTTACCGCTTGGTACACGCCTCAAGTACCTGTAAGTCATGGGCCAGGAGAGTATTGGGGTTTGCCAGGATTGATATTGGAAGTGTCTTCAGGAAGAACTACAATACTATGCTCTAAAATTGTAATGAATCCGGATGAAAAGGAAGATATCAAAGCTCCTTCAAAAGGAAAAGAAGTTACTAAAAAAGAGTACAACGATATTGTAAAGAAAAAAATGGAAGAAATGCGTGAGATGTATGGTGGTAGAAATAGAGGAGGTGGAAGAAGACAGTAA
- a CDS encoding ABC transporter permease, protein MNIVKLSYKNILAKPLQTFLTVLILSLSIGLLLGVKQLNKVFESQLQQSLNGVDMVVGAKGSPLQLVLSAVLHIDNPTGNISYNEAKKIGKNKYIKDAIPISIGDNYEGYKIVGTSAGFVDLHKTSIEAGTMFNTTNEAVIGNVVSKNLNLNIGDTFYSTHGMIENAVESHDEHPLKVVGILKPTQNVIDRLILTNLETIWHLHEHEDESDNPDHNHDDEEITALLIKFKNKRGLLFLPRNINENTPFQAALPKYQLDKLFQFTAIGTKAITWIALSILLVSGISMFVSLYRMVKERAKELALIRTYGASRNKLILLVFSEGLLVGVFSFFLGVLLATFGLQTIISLIKDTYKQQIYLLKYQNDILELLLFIFGIIIIATLIAIRPIFKMDISKIISHES, encoded by the coding sequence ATGAACATTGTAAAGCTTAGTTATAAAAATATTCTTGCCAAACCGTTACAAACTTTTTTAACGGTTTTAATACTTTCTTTAAGTATTGGACTACTCCTTGGAGTAAAACAACTGAACAAAGTTTTTGAATCTCAATTACAGCAAAGTTTAAACGGAGTTGATATGGTTGTTGGTGCTAAAGGAAGCCCTTTACAATTAGTCCTTTCTGCTGTTTTACATATTGACAATCCCACTGGAAATATTTCTTATAATGAAGCAAAAAAGATTGGAAAAAACAAGTACATTAAAGATGCTATTCCAATTTCAATTGGTGATAATTATGAAGGCTATAAAATTGTTGGTACTTCTGCCGGTTTCGTCGATCTACATAAAACCAGTATAGAAGCTGGAACTATGTTCAATACCACCAATGAAGCTGTTATAGGTAATGTTGTTTCTAAAAACTTGAACTTAAATATTGGCGATACTTTTTACAGCACGCATGGAATGATTGAAAATGCTGTTGAAAGTCATGATGAGCATCCGCTAAAAGTTGTAGGAATTTTAAAACCTACACAAAATGTTATTGATCGATTGATTTTGACAAATCTAGAAACTATTTGGCATCTCCATGAGCATGAAGATGAAAGTGATAACCCTGATCACAATCATGACGACGAAGAGATAACAGCATTATTAATAAAGTTTAAAAACAAAAGGGGCTTGCTATTTCTCCCAAGAAATATTAATGAAAACACCCCATTTCAAGCAGCCTTACCAAAATATCAGCTAGATAAACTTTTTCAATTTACAGCAATAGGCACAAAAGCAATTACATGGATTGCTCTTTCTATTCTACTTGTTTCTGGTATAAGTATGTTTGTTAGTTTATATAGAATGGTAAAAGAAAGAGCTAAAGAATTGGCTTTAATCAGAACCTATGGTGCTAGTAGAAACAAATTAATTTTGCTTGTATTTTCTGAAGGTTTATTAGTTGGTGTTTTTAGTTTTTTCCTTGGTGTTTTATTAGCTACTTTTGGTTTACAAACTATTATTTCTTTAATTAAAGACACTTATAAACAACAAATCTATTTATTAAAATACCAAAATGACATCTTAGAATTGTTATTGTTTATCTTTGGCATAATTATTATTGCAACATTAATAGCTATTCGTCCAATATTTAAAATGGATATTTCTAAAATTATAAGTCATGAAAGTTAA